Genomic window (Sphingomonas sp. S1-29):
GGTATCGGTAATAACCCGACTGCAGCGTGATGAGCTCGAGTACCGTCAGCACGTCGGGAAGACCGCCGCTCTGGAGCATCACCCCCATGCGCGCGCGCGCCGCCGGCCGGGCGGGATCGAGCCCGAAGAGCTCGACCTGGCCGCTGGCGGGCGCCAGCCTGCCGGTCAGGATGCCGACGCAGGTCGTCTTGCCCGCGCCATTCGGCCCCAGCAGCGCGGTGACTTCGCCCGCGCGGACCTCGAGCGCGATGTCGTCCAGCACCAGATGGTTCTCGAAGCGCTTGGATATGCCGTCGAGCCGCGCGACCACGGCCATGGTGTCTGTGCCCATTGCTTGCTCCCTTGCAGGTGCAATCATCGACGGAGATCGGTCTTGGACCAGTGCGACTTGTCAGGTTGGAGGGGTGACAGTTGTCACTAAGCCTAACCGCGCTTGAACTGCTTGGATATCGCTTCGTGCTCGTTGTACGTCTTCAGTCCGACGTTAACCGCAGCGTCCGATATGGTCCCTGCACCAATTCTCCACTTCCGCTGCGACGATCATCCTTCGTCGCCGGACCATGCCTGCGCGCGCGGCTGATATGCGGTCCTCGCAAATGAAGCGAGGGGCCGATGTCCTATCGTTTTCCAAAATGCCGAGTGGGCGATCGCGATCGCGAACGCGGCCGACGTCCAGAACGAAGCGCGCTTCACCTTGGCGATGCCCGAAGGCGCGGTAGCGTCGCGCCCGCGCGGGTTGTTCGTCGGGCGGTATCAGACCGCGGCAAGATTGCGCTCGGCGTCCTGGCGATCTTCACTACGCTCGTCGTGCTCGCTGGCCTGCTGTCGCGCGGCATTGCGCGTCCGATCCGCGCGCTCGCCGCCGCAAGCCAGGACGTAGCCCGGGGCGGCCCGCGCATGCCGGAAGCGCCCGCGACCGCAGCGATCAAGATCCGCGAACTGTACGCGAACTCGCGGTGATGGCCGAGCGCATCGACCAGCGGACGCGCTACCTGCGCGACTTCGCCACAGCGATGAGCCCTGAGTTCAAGACGCCGCTTACCGGCATCCGTGGCGCGATCGAGTTGCCGCGCGACCACGATGCCGACATGCCATCCGATGAGCGTCGCCACTTCCTCGACAACGCCAACGGCGACGCCGAGCGGCTGTCCTGGCTGGTGCAGCGCCTGCTCGATTTTGCGCGCCAACCTGTCGAGCTTCGACGAGGACGCGCGGTGTGACATCGTGGCGGTGGTGTGCCGGCTGGCGAAGTAGGTCGATCACTCACGCGTCCAGCTGTCGACTGGCGCCTATGCGATCTTCGCACATATCGCGGACGAGACGCGGATGACAGTCCTGTCGACGATGTTCGAAAACAGCCGGCAGGCAGGCGCGAGCGAAGTCACGGTCGACAGCACCCCACGCGCGGCATGAGCGAACATTCAAATTCGCGACGACGGATCGGGCATCGCTGAGGCTGATTGCGCGCGGGTGTTCGAGATTATCGTTCCGCTGGCTTGAGGCCAAAACCTTAGGTGGGCTGTCACCTAGATGCCGGGAACTATGCGGGCCAAGCCGCGGTGTAGAGGGGCGTTTTGTCGTCACCACCACGCAAGTAATCGCAGCGCCTTTACGGTGGCCGGCCGCGACGCCGTCATGCAAGGCGCCTGACCGGGCGGGCAACCACCCTTGAGATGCCGCTAAATATTCGCTTCGCGCCGTATGAACAGATGTCCGCAGTCGCGGCTAAAATGCGTCCCGGAACGGCGGCTTCTGGGTCAAGCCGATCCGATCAAATTCTGTTCGCTTTGACAGTTCCAGAGTATCTTCGAAATCGAGGCCCAGATAGCGGACGGGGCTCTCGATCTTGGTATGGCTAGCGGGATTTGACCGTGCAAAGATTTCCCGTTGCTTGTAGATGATCGACGCCTTGGTCCGCCGACGGGATTGGGTACCGTATGGGAAAAGTACACTGGGCCGTTCGCATCTCTGGTCTTCACTATATCGGTGAATGAACGGTCGAGATCGAGAACGCCGGATCGCTAGCCGGATGTCTGAAAGTGGGTCATCTTGGCAATGACGTACGCGCTTTTTGCATCAGCGCTGGACTGACGGCACCCCGGGCTTCGGCGGTAGCTGACACGATAGCGGGAGCGCCGACCGTTTCGCCGATCAACAGCAGCGACGGATCATCGCCGCTGATCGTTTCGACCAGGAACGCCAGCGCCGATAGCGGCCCGCGCAGGATGCGTTCGTCGGGCAGCGATACGTTGACCGCGACCAGCACCGGGGTGTCGGGTGCGCGCCCCGCCGCGATCAGCCGGCGCGCTACTTCGCCGGCGGCGGCAGCGCCCATATACACCGCAAGCGTCGCTTCGGGGGCGGCGAGTGCCTTCCAGTCGAGGTCGAGCGGTTCGCCTGCGCGGGCGTGGGCGGTGACGAAGGTCAGTTTGCGTGCCATCCCCCGCAGCGTCAGCGATATGCCCGCCGATGCGGCGGCGGCGCTGGCGGTGGTGATGCCGGGGCAGATCCGCACCGTGACGCCGCGTTCGGCGAGATGGTGGATCTCTTCGGTCGAACGCCCGAAGATCGACGGGTCGCCGCCCTTCAGCCGCACCACGCGCTTGCCCGCGAGCGCGGCGGCGGCGAGCAGGTCGTTGATCGATTGCTGGTCCTTCGAATGACGGCCCGATCGCTTGCCGACATATACGCGCGCGGTCGCGGGTGGAATCAGCGCGAGCACGCCGGGGCCGACCAGCGCGTCGTGGAAGACGATGTCGGCAGCCGCGATCAGCCGTTCGGCCTTGCGCGTCAGCAGTTCGGGATCGCCGGGGCCGGCACCGACCAGCCAGACCGATCCGGGGGCGAAATCATGCGGCATGGTGCGATCCTTCCGAAGCCAGAAGGCGGGCAAGCGCCGGGCGGCACGACCCGCAATTGGTGCCCGCGCCCAGTGCCGCGCCGATCGCGGCGACATCGACCAGCCGCGCCTGTGCGATCGCGTGCAGGATCGTCTGCAGCCCGACATCGTAACAGGCGCAGACGATCGGCCCGCGATCGATTTGCTCGCCCGGCGCGCGGCCCGCGAGCAGGTGCGGCGCGACGACCGCCTCGCGCAGTTGATCGACCAGCCAATCGCGCGGGGGCAGGGTGCCGTCGCGGGTGATGAACAACGCGGCTGCCAGCCGACCGTCGTTCAGGATGGCGATCCGCCGCGATCCCTTGGCGGCATCGGCGGCTTCGATCCGCTGGCCATGCGGCAACAGCCGGTCGAGCGCGGCGGCGTCGCCGTCGCCCGCCAGATCCCAGGCGGTGCCGCTGGGGACCGCGATCCGCGTTGCCCATAGGCAGTCGGGGCGCGCGGCGAGTTCGTCGCGGACGATCAGGAAACCGCGCCAGGCGCAGGCCACCGCCTCGATCCGCGCGGGGGTCGATTTGAACCCCGGCTGGCCCGAAAACGGATCGGCGAGCGCGCGTGCCAGCAGCCCGGTGCGCCCGCCGCTTGCCTGCTGATCGGTCCAGTGGATCGGCACGAAGACTTCGCCCGCGCGCTGGGTGGCGACGATGCTGGCGCGGTACAGGCTGTCGCCTTGCGGTGTCGCTACCCGGACCAGGCCGCCCTCGGCGATGCCAGCGCCGCGCGCGTCGTCGGGGTGGATCTCGGCCATCGGCTGTTCGCGGTGGCGCGCGAGCTTCGGGCTGAGCCCGGTGCGAGTCATCGTATGCCATTGGTCGCGGTAGCGGCCGGTGTTGAGCGTCAGCGGCCAATCGGCCAGCGGCGCGGCGATCGGCTTTTGCACGACCGGCACCAGCCGCGCGCGCCGGTCTGGGGTCGAGAAGCGGCCGTCGGCAAACGGCGTGCCGCCCCAGCGAAACGGCGTCATCGCGTCATATTCGGCATTGCCGCCCCCCGATCGGCCGGGCAGCGCGAACAGCCGTTCGCTGTCATTTTCATAGGTCGACAGCCGGCAATGCTCGCGCCAGATGTCGGCCGGGCGATCATAGGCGAAGGCGGTGCGCCACCCCATCCGCCGCGCGACCTGGGTGACGATCCACCAATCGGGCCTGGCGTCGCCTGGCGCGGGCAGGAAGGCGCGCTGGCGGCTGATCGTCCGGTCCGAATTGGTGACGGTGCCGTCCTTTTCGCCCCAGGCGGTGGCGGGCAGGCGGACATGCGCGTGGCGCGAGGTATCGGTCTGCGCGACCACGTCGGAGACGACGACGAACGGGCACGCCGCCAGCGCCGCGCGCACCCGGCCGGCGTCGGGCATCGACACCGCGGGGTTGGTCGCCATCACCCACAGCGCCTTGATCCGTCCTTCGCCCACCGCCCGGAACAGATCGACCGCCTTCAGCCCCGGCTTGGTCGCCATATTGGGCGCGGCCCAGAACCGTCCGACGCGCGCGACGTTTTCGGGGGCGAAATCCATATGCGCGGCGAGGCTGGAGGCCAGCCCGCCGACCTCGCGCCCGCCCATCGCATTGGGCTGGCCGGTGATCGAGAAAGGCGCGGCGCCGGGCTTGCCGATGCGCCCGGTGGCGAGGTGAAGGTTGGTGATCGCGTTGACCTGATCGGTGCCCGACAGCGACTGGTTCACCCCCTGGCTGAACATCGTCACGGTGCGCGGCGTCGCGGCGAACCATTCAAAAAAGCGCCTGAGGTCTTGCGGCGGCACATCGCAGATGCGCGCCACCGACCACAGGTCGCTTCCCTCTCCAACTCGGTCCCAGAAATCCTTGGGCGTCGCGACATGCGCCGCCAGATACGCGTCGTCGACTACGCCCGCCTCGCGGCACCACGCGAGCAGCCCGTTCATCAGCGCGACGTCGGTGCCCGGACGGATCGCCAGATGCAGATCGGCTTCGCCTGCGGTTTCGGTGCGGCGCGGATCGATCACCACGAGCTTGGCCCCCGCCTCGCAGCGCGCGCGGATGCGCTGGTAGACGATCGGGTGGCACCAGGCGGTGTTCGATCCGACCAGCACGATCAGGTCGGTGGCGTCGAGATCGGCATAGCTTGCGGGTACGACATCCTCGCCGAAAGCGCGCATGTGGCCCGCGACCGCGCTGGCCATGCACAGCCGCGAATTGGTGTCGATATTGGCCGAGCCGATAAAGCCCTTCATCAGCTTGTTGGCGACGTAATAATCCTCGGTCAGCAACTGACCCGAGACGTAGAAGGCCACGCTGCCCGCCCCATGCTGCGCGATCGTGTCGCGGAAGCGTTTGGCGACCAGGTCGAGCGCCTTGTCCCAGGTCGCGCGGCGCTTGCCGATCCTCGGGTGGAGCAGCCGCCCTTCAAGCCCGATCGTCTCGCCCAGATGCGTGCCCTTGGAGCAGAGCCTGCCGGCATTGGCGGGATGATCGGGATCGCCCGCGATCGTCGCGCTGCGCTCGCCGGTCGGGGTGGCGAGGATGCCGCAGCCGACGCCGCAATAGGCGCAGGTGGTGCGGATGCTCAAAGCCCTCTCCCCTCCGGGGAGAGGGTTGGGAGAGGGGCAGTGCGGAGGCGCCGCGGCTCCAGCCCCTCTCCCGGGAGGGGAGAGGGAGAAGACGAACGCGCCCTCACGCCGCCGCCTGCATCGTGCTTGCCCGGCAGATCAGCACCCGCCCGCCGCTCAGCTTCACCGGGATCACCGGTGTACACCCCTTGTCCTCACCCAGCGCTTCGCCGGTCGCCAGCGCGATCCGCCAATTGTGGAGCGGGCAGGCGACCGCGCCGCCATGGACGATCCCCTGGCTCAGCCGCCCGCCCTTGTGCGGGCAGCGATCGGCCAGCGCGAAGACGCGGCCGTCGCCGGTGCGAAAGACCGCGATGTCGTCGCCGCCTTCGACCTGCACCGTGCGGCTGCCGCGCACGGGGATTTCATCGGCCCAGCCGATGTCGAGCCATTCACCGGTCAACATGGTCGATCCTCCTGAAATCCGTTCGCTTCGAGCGAAGTCGAGAAGCGCTGGCGGGGTGGTGGCGGCTCAAAGCGTGTCTCGACTTCGCTCGACACGAACGGGGGAGCGGCGGTCATGCCGGCACCGCATGCGGGGTGAAGCGCGCCATCGGCGCATGCTGTTCGCGTTCGGCCCCCGCCGCGCGCGCTGCCCAGGGGTCGTCCTGCAAGAACTGCTGCGCGACGTGGAACCGCCCCGCCAGTGCATCACGTCCCTCGGCGTCGTCGGCGATCCGCGCGCGGATATAGTCGACGCCGACGCGCTCGATCCACGGCGCGGTGCGCTCGAGATAGCGCGCTTCCTCGCGGTATAATTGGATGAAGGCCGCGCAATAATGCATCGCCTCAGCCTCGGTCGCCACCTTGCACAGGAAATCGGTGGCGCGCACCTTGATCCCGCCATTGCCGCCGACCGACAGCTCATAGCCGCTGTCGACGCACACCACGCCGAAATCCTTGATCGTCGCCTCGGCGCAATTGCGCGGGCAGCCCGACACCGCGATCTTGAACTTGTGCGGCATCCACGAGCCCCAGGTCATCCGCTCGATCTTGACGCCAAGCCCGGTCGAATCCTGCGTGCCGAAGCGGCACCATTCGGACCCGACACAGGTCTTCACCGTGCGCAGCGACTTGCCATAGGCATGGCCGCTGACCATTCCGGCGGCGTTGAGATCGGCCCAGACCGCGGGCAGATCCTCCTTCTTGATCCCGAATATATCGAGCCGCTGACCGCCGGTCACCTTGACCATCGGCGCATCATATTTCTCGACGACATCGGCGATCGCGCGCAACTCGCGCGGGGTGGTCAGCCCGCCCCACATGCGCGGGACGACCGAATAGGTGCCGTCCTTCTGGATGTTGGCGTGCATCCGTTCGTTGACGAAGCGGCTCTGCTGGTCGTCGACATATTCGCCCGGCAGCGCGCACAGCAGATAATAATTGAGCGCTGGGCGACACGACGAACAGCCATCGGGGGTCGCCCAGTGCAGCTTCTGCATCACCTCGGGGATCGAGCGCATCTGCTGGGCGACGATTTCGCGGCGGACATCGTCATGGCCGAAGCTGGTGCAGTTGCACATCGTCCTGGGGCCGGCTTCGACCGCGTCGCCCAGCGTGATCGCCAGCAGCGTCTCGACGATGCCGGTGCACGATCCGCACGATGCCGATGCCTTGCACCCCGCGCGCACCGCATCCAGGCTGTGCCCGCCGGCGTCGATACACGCGACGACCTGTCCCTTGGTCACGCCGTTGCAGCCGCAAATCTCCGCGGTATCGGAAAGCGCTGCAACGGCGGCCTTAGGGTCCGCGACGCCCCCTCCCGAGGCGAAGGCCTGGCCGAAAATCAGCATGTCGCGGATCGCGCCGATATCCTCGCCGCGCTTGAGCAGGTCGAAATACCAGCCGCCATCGCCGGTGTCGCCATATAGCACCGCGCCGACGATGCGGTCGTCCTTCACCACCACGCGCTTGTAGATGCCGCGTGAGGCGTCGCGCAGCACGATGTCTTCGGCACCGTCGGTGCCCGAGAAATCGCCTGCCGAGAAGACGTCGAGCCCGGCGACCTTGAGCTTGGTCGAGGTCACCGATCCGCGATAGCCGCTATGGCTGCCGACCAGCCCGTCGGCGAGCGCGCGGCACATGTCCCACAAAGGCGCGACCAGCCCATAGACCTGGCCGTCATGCTCGACGCATTCGCCCACCGCGAGGATCGCGGGGTCGCTGGTGACCATATGATCGTCGACCTGGATGCCGCGCCCCACCGCCAGCCCGGCGTCGCGCGCGAGTGCCACCGAGGGGCGGATGCCGACCGCCATCACCACCAGGCTGGCGGGAATCAGCGTGCCGTCCTTCAGCCGCACCCCCTCGACCGCTTCGGTGCCGACGATCTCGGCGGTGTTGGCCTGGGTCAGGATCGTCTGGCCGCGCGCTTCGAGCGCCGATTTGAGCAGCCAGCCCGCCGCCTCGTCGAGCTGGCGCTCCATCAGCGTCGGCATCAGATGGATCACCGTCACCTTCATGCCGCGCAATGTCAGCCCATGCGCCGCCTCTAGCCCAAGCAGTCCGCCGCCGATCACCACCGCATCGCCGCCCTTGCCTGCGGCGGCGAGCATATGATCGACATCGGCCATGTCGCGAAAGGTGATGACGCCGGGCAGGTCCTTGCCGGGGACGGGGATGATGAACGGGTCCGATCCGGTGGCGATCAACAGCCGGTCATAGCCGACCGTGCGCCCCGATTGTGCAGTCACGGTCCTCGCGGTGCGATCGATCGCCAGCACCGGATCGCTGGTGACCAGCTCGATCCCGTTGGCGGCGTACCATTGGCGATCGTTGATCACGATCTCGTCGAAGCTCTTTTCGCCCGCGAGCACCGGCGACAGCATGATGCGGTTGTAGTTCACATGCGGCTCGGCACCGAAGATCGTCACGCGGTAGCGGCTGGGATCGCGCGCGATCAGCTCCTCGATCGCACGGCAGCCCGCCATGCCGTTGCCGATCACGACCAGATGTTCGCGCTCAAGGGCGGCGGCGGGGTGCGACTGGTGGTGCATCGGATCGTCCAGCGGGAGGGGTAGGGGCGGGCGCATCAGATCCGCACCCCGGCAACGGTGGTCCAGCGCGCACGCCAGCGCGGCTTGACCAGCGTCAGTCCGGCAAGCGCGATCAGCGACAGCGCGGCGAAGATCAGGAAGCCCGGCTGGAAGCTGCCGGTCCATTGCTTGGCAAGGCCCAGCGACGAAGCGAGGTAGAAGCCGCCGACCCCGCCCGCCATGCCGACCAGCCCGGTCATCACCCCAATCTCGGCAGCGAAACGCTGCGGCACCAGCTGGAACACCGCGCCGTTGCCTGCGCCCAGTGCGAGCATCGCCAGCACGAACAACGCCAGCGCGGCATCGACCCGGCTGGCCGCGCCGACTCCCGCCAGCGCTACCGCGGCGACCGCGAACACCACCGACAGCGTCTTGACCCCGCCGATCCGGTCGGCGAGCGCGCCGCCCATCGGCCGCACCATCGATCCGGCGAACACGCAGCCCGCGGTGCAATAGCCCGCCAGCACGGTATCGAGCCCGAACCGGTCGGTGAAATAGATCGGCAGCGACGCCGCCAGCCCGACGAACCCGCCGAAGGTGACCGCGTAAAACCCCATCAGCGACCAGGCATCGGCTTGCTTGAGCGGTTCGAGATATTCGGACAGGCGCTTGGGGGCAGGGGCACCCGGCGCGTCCTTGGCCAGCGCCAGATAGACGATCAGCACCAGCGTCAGCGGGATGCAGGCGAGCCCGAGCACCGCGTTCCAGCCGAACATCTTGGCCAGCGTCGGCGCGAACAGGGCGGCGAGCACCGTCCCCGAATTGCCCATTCCGGCAAGCCCCATCGCTTTGCCCTGATGTTCGGGCGGGTACCAGCGGCTGGCGAGCGGCAGCGCGATCGCGAAGCTCGCCCCGGCAAAGCCCAGGATCACCCCGAGCGCCAGTGTGCCGGCAAAGCTGTTCACCCCCAGTGCCCAGGCGCTGAACAACCCGCCGATGACGATGATCTGGCCGATCGCCCCCGACCGCTTCGGCCCGATCCGGTCGACCAGCAGCCCGTTGACGACGCGGAGCGCCGCGCCGGCGAGCGTCGGCACCGCGACCATGAGCCCCTTTTGCGCGGGCGTCAGCGCCAGCGCCAGGGCGATGTCGGGGGCGAGCGGGCCGAGCAGCACCCACACCATGAACGCGAAATCGAAATACAGGAACGCTGCGATCAGCGTCGGCTTGTGGCCGCTGTCCCAAAAGCCGCGAGTCGGTTCGCTCGGTTCGTCATGCCAGAAGGTCGTTGCCATGGTCGTGCCCCCATCTGCGATGGACAAAGAAAAAGCCGCCCCGACGGCGACCTTGCGGGCGCATCGGGGCGGCTTCGTTGCCTGTGGACGACCATCCGGCCATCCGACGCGGTTCGGTCCCCTCGTTGGAACCTTGCGCGGTTATCTCGTGCCGGACTTCCTTGTCCGACGCGGGGAAGATGACCGATTCGCAGGCGCGACGCAAGCGTCGTTTCGCAATCGCAGCATGATCAGGGCAATGCCTTCAGATAGCCCGGAATATCGTCGGGATCGAAGGCGCGGTGATCGAAGAACGGGTCGCGCCCCAGGATCAGCCGCCCCTGCGTCGACCCCGCCGCGACTCCGGTGCCGCCGATCGCGCCTTCGATCTTCGAGCTGGCCCCGGGCAGCGGTGCGCCCGATCCGGCGAGCGCGGCGCGATAGACATCGGGCCGGAACACGCCTTGCGCGGTCTCCGCCTCCGCCGCCGAAAACGGCGTGCCGTCCCATCGGGTCATTTGCGAATAGAGCCACGCCGCCTGGCTGCGCCACGGGAAGTTCGCCGCCTCGCGATATTGGAACATGAAATCGGGGACGTGGACCGGCTCGGCCCCCTGCACCAGTCGAACCCGATCGCCGATCGCGCGCGCGATCGGGTCGACCGGCGCTGCGAGATATTCGGGGCGCGCAAGGATCGCGGCGCTTTCGGCCTGGCTGTCGGCATCGACGAAGTGCGCGGCGGCGGCGTGCAGCGCGCGGATCAGCCGCGCGACGGTGTCGCCGCGCTGCGCCAGCGTGTCGGCGGTCATCGCTAGCACCTTCTCCACCCCGCGCCGCCAGATCTGCGCGGTGACCAGCGCGATCCGCCCGACTCCCCGATCGACCGCCACGCTGTTCCACGGTTCGCCGACACAGATGCCGTCGATCTCGCCCGCCGCCAGTGCGTCGGCGGCGAAGCTGGGGCTGATCGTCACGATCTCGATATCGACATCGGGCCGGATACCGACCGCCGCGAGCCAATAGCGCAGCATATAATTATGGCTCGAATAGCGATGCACCACGCCGAAGCGCAGCCGCTCGCCCGCAGCGGCGCGCGCCAGCGCGAGCGTCTTGAGCCGCGCGCCGAGCACCACCGGATCGCCGAGCGAATCCCCATCGAGCACTTGGTCGGCGAGCGGCAGCGCCAGCGTGATCGCATTGCCGTTGAGCCCCAACACGAACGGCACCGCCATCGCCACCGCCGGCCGCCCGCGCCCCAGCGCGGTCGCCAGCGCAAGCGGCGCGACCATGTGCGCGGCATCGGTATGCCCGTACAGCAGCCGGTCGCGTACCGTCGCCCAACTCATGTCGCGCACCAGCTCGATCTCGATCCCCTCGGCCTTGGCGAACCCTTGCTCGCGCGCGAGGATCGGCAGCGCGGCATCGA
Coding sequences:
- a CDS encoding histidine kinase dimerization/phospho-acceptor domain-containing protein; translated protein: MAERIDQRTRYLRDFATAMSPEFKTPLTGIRGAIELPRDHDADMPSDERRHFLDNANGDAERLSWLVQRLLDFARQPVELRRGRAV
- the cobA gene encoding uroporphyrinogen-III C-methyltransferase yields the protein MPHDFAPGSVWLVGAGPGDPELLTRKAERLIAAADIVFHDALVGPGVLALIPPATARVYVGKRSGRHSKDQQSINDLLAAAALAGKRVVRLKGGDPSIFGRSTEEIHHLAERGVTVRICPGITTASAAAASAGISLTLRGMARKLTFVTAHARAGEPLDLDWKALAAPEATLAVYMGAAAAGEVARRLIAAGRAPDTPVLVAVNVSLPDERILRGPLSALAFLVETISGDDPSLLLIGETVGAPAIVSATAEARGAVSPALMQKARTSLPR
- a CDS encoding nitrate reductase; translation: MSIRTTCAYCGVGCGILATPTGERSATIAGDPDHPANAGRLCSKGTHLGETIGLEGRLLHPRIGKRRATWDKALDLVAKRFRDTIAQHGAGSVAFYVSGQLLTEDYYVANKLMKGFIGSANIDTNSRLCMASAVAGHMRAFGEDVVPASYADLDATDLIVLVGSNTAWCHPIVYQRIRARCEAGAKLVVIDPRRTETAGEADLHLAIRPGTDVALMNGLLAWCREAGVVDDAYLAAHVATPKDFWDRVGEGSDLWSVARICDVPPQDLRRFFEWFAATPRTVTMFSQGVNQSLSGTDQVNAITNLHLATGRIGKPGAAPFSITGQPNAMGGREVGGLASSLAAHMDFAPENVARVGRFWAAPNMATKPGLKAVDLFRAVGEGRIKALWVMATNPAVSMPDAGRVRAALAACPFVVVSDVVAQTDTSRHAHVRLPATAWGEKDGTVTNSDRTISRQRAFLPAPGDARPDWWIVTQVARRMGWRTAFAYDRPADIWREHCRLSTYENDSERLFALPGRSGGGNAEYDAMTPFRWGGTPFADGRFSTPDRRARLVPVVQKPIAAPLADWPLTLNTGRYRDQWHTMTRTGLSPKLARHREQPMAEIHPDDARGAGIAEGGLVRVATPQGDSLYRASIVATQRAGEVFVPIHWTDQQASGGRTGLLARALADPFSGQPGFKSTPARIEAVACAWRGFLIVRDELAARPDCLWATRIAVPSGTAWDLAGDGDAAALDRLLPHGQRIEAADAAKGSRRIAILNDGRLAAALFITRDGTLPPRDWLVDQLREAVVAPHLLAGRAPGEQIDRGPIVCACYDVGLQTILHAIAQARLVDVAAIGAALGAGTNCGSCRPALARLLASEGSHHAA
- the nirD gene encoding nitrite reductase small subunit NirD, with protein sequence MLTGEWLDIGWADEIPVRGSRTVQVEGGDDIAVFRTGDGRVFALADRCPHKGGRLSQGIVHGGAVACPLHNWRIALATGEALGEDKGCTPVIPVKLSGGRVLICRASTMQAAA
- the nirB gene encoding nitrite reductase large subunit NirB, producing MHHQSHPAAALEREHLVVIGNGMAGCRAIEELIARDPSRYRVTIFGAEPHVNYNRIMLSPVLAGEKSFDEIVINDRQWYAANGIELVTSDPVLAIDRTARTVTAQSGRTVGYDRLLIATGSDPFIIPVPGKDLPGVITFRDMADVDHMLAAAGKGGDAVVIGGGLLGLEAAHGLTLRGMKVTVIHLMPTLMERQLDEAAGWLLKSALEARGQTILTQANTAEIVGTEAVEGVRLKDGTLIPASLVVMAVGIRPSVALARDAGLAVGRGIQVDDHMVTSDPAILAVGECVEHDGQVYGLVAPLWDMCRALADGLVGSHSGYRGSVTSTKLKVAGLDVFSAGDFSGTDGAEDIVLRDASRGIYKRVVVKDDRIVGAVLYGDTGDGGWYFDLLKRGEDIGAIRDMLIFGQAFASGGGVADPKAAVAALSDTAEICGCNGVTKGQVVACIDAGGHSLDAVRAGCKASASCGSCTGIVETLLAITLGDAVEAGPRTMCNCTSFGHDDVRREIVAQQMRSIPEVMQKLHWATPDGCSSCRPALNYYLLCALPGEYVDDQQSRFVNERMHANIQKDGTYSVVPRMWGGLTTPRELRAIADVVEKYDAPMVKVTGGQRLDIFGIKKEDLPAVWADLNAAGMVSGHAYGKSLRTVKTCVGSEWCRFGTQDSTGLGVKIERMTWGSWMPHKFKIAVSGCPRNCAEATIKDFGVVCVDSGYELSVGGNGGIKVRATDFLCKVATEAEAMHYCAAFIQLYREEARYLERTAPWIERVGVDYIRARIADDAEGRDALAGRFHVAQQFLQDDPWAARAAGAEREQHAPMARFTPHAVPA
- a CDS encoding nitrate/nitrite transporter; the encoded protein is MATTFWHDEPSEPTRGFWDSGHKPTLIAAFLYFDFAFMVWVLLGPLAPDIALALALTPAQKGLMVAVPTLAGAALRVVNGLLVDRIGPKRSGAIGQIIVIGGLFSAWALGVNSFAGTLALGVILGFAGASFAIALPLASRWYPPEHQGKAMGLAGMGNSGTVLAALFAPTLAKMFGWNAVLGLACIPLTLVLIVYLALAKDAPGAPAPKRLSEYLEPLKQADAWSLMGFYAVTFGGFVGLAASLPIYFTDRFGLDTVLAGYCTAGCVFAGSMVRPMGGALADRIGGVKTLSVVFAVAAVALAGVGAASRVDAALALFVLAMLALGAGNGAVFQLVPQRFAAEIGVMTGLVGMAGGVGGFYLASSLGLAKQWTGSFQPGFLIFAALSLIALAGLTLVKPRWRARWTTVAGVRI
- a CDS encoding CmpA/NrtA family ABC transporter substrate-binding protein, with protein sequence MALDRVRIGFLPLVDAALPILAREQGFAKAEGIEIELVRDMSWATVRDRLLYGHTDAAHMVAPLALATALGRGRPAVAMAVPFVLGLNGNAITLALPLADQVLDGDSLGDPVVLGARLKTLALARAAAGERLRFGVVHRYSSHNYMLRYWLAAVGIRPDVDIEIVTISPSFAADALAAGEIDGICVGEPWNSVAVDRGVGRIALVTAQIWRRGVEKVLAMTADTLAQRGDTVARLIRALHAAAAHFVDADSQAESAAILARPEYLAAPVDPIARAIGDRVRLVQGAEPVHVPDFMFQYREAANFPWRSQAAWLYSQMTRWDGTPFSAAEAETAQGVFRPDVYRAALAGSGAPLPGASSKIEGAIGGTGVAAGSTQGRLILGRDPFFDHRAFDPDDIPGYLKALP